DNA from Phragmites australis chromosome 16, lpPhrAust1.1, whole genome shotgun sequence:
TTCTAGTAGTATCCAAAGTGGTGTTAATAAAAACAAGAATATATACTCCCTCTTATCACAAATATAAGTCCATATATCTTTCCATCTAACCCATTCATACATATATTGAACATAAGGTAATGCTCTGCGCAATCAAAATGTACATTCATTATGTTGTTACAAAAAATAGTACATATAAGCAGAAATATATTAATCTAATTTGGATGCAAAGTTAGCAACTAAGTAATTCTGAATGGCAAATAAAATATTCATGAATACTGGAGGTGAGGCGTTACTGCGTTAGTATGTCCATTACTAAGCAAACCATGCAGTTGTAAATTGCATTGGAAAAGCAAATTTAGCGCATCAACATTATAAACATATACTCTTGCGAACAGCTAAACCGGTTGATAATATTTCTTTTTGTCCATGGTATAGGTAAAACATATTGAAACCAAGGTATATAAGCACAGAAGAACCAAAAGCTTTATACAATCTCCAACCTTCAGAATTCATCTCTCTTCAGTGATAGTGAGTTTGAAACTTTTTTGCCACTAATAACTACTGAAATTTTTGCATAGCTTGACAGTGTTCGCTTTCTGAATCATTGCAATGAACAGCAACAAGAAGACCCAGACAAGGGCCGTGTCAATAAACGATGCAGTGCCAAAAAGATGAGTTAATTCAGATATTTGTCCAAGTACTAATTAACATTTTACTATGGTAAAATAACCGCTAATGTACAATGGTGAGTTTGAAACTTTCAAAACAGTTATAGTGAGTTGAGAGGTTAGTTATCGTCATCAGGAAAGATGACTTACAGACAAAACAATGATGGCAGCGTGGAGGTTTGCCATTTTGACAATGAAAGCAATATCTAGGAGCACTTCCTTGTTCCTCTGAAGCGGGTAATGAAGGATCCCCACTATCTTCAGCATCATGTCTCCAGTTTTTAGATACAGCGCCAGGACCATCAAATAGCACTACAGAATCAATGCAAGCAGCAGAAGAAACAAGATCCCTGAAGAAGTTTAAACAAGATAAATCAAATATAGTCATGGCCCGTTTTTCTCATAAGTTGATGCTAGCAGGTAGCGACTATAAATAATTCAAAGGTGGTCGACAAAGATGATGTACCCGGAGAGGATGCATAAGCGAGCGGATCCAGTGGAACCCGAAGACGAACAGCATCGTGCGCGGGCGTCCGGACCGCAGCACCGCGTCCACCCCACAAGCCGGGCGTCCACAAACAGCGTGCACGCACGGCACACGAGGTAGTACGCGAGCACACTCGCGACAAAgcggagcaggagcaggacgGCGCCAGCCACGCCGCGTGGAGACGAGGTCCATGGAGCACGGCTGCAAGCCTGCGACGGGAACACCGTGGTCACCGCCGTCGTAGCCCAGCGCTCGAATCCGGCCGCCGCCACCCCAGCACCCGGATCCCGCCGTCGCAGCCCTCCCAACGCCCGGATTCGGCCGCCGCCAACCCAGCGGCCGGATCCCCCTCCCAACGCACAGATCCTGTC
Protein-coding regions in this window:
- the LOC133895920 gene encoding uncharacterized protein LOC133895920, which gives rise to NGFILIKCIYTITWLQKFIGVNCTQRVYTGSPSHDRICALGGGSGRWVGGGRIRALGGLRRRDPGAGVAAAGFERWATTAVTTVFPSQACSRAPWTSSPRGVAGAVLLLLRFVASVLAYYLVCRACTLFVDARLVGWTRCCGPDARARCCSSSGSTGSARLCILSGDLVSSAACIDSVVLFDGPGAVSKNWRHDAEDSGDPSLPASEEQGSAPRYCFHCQNGKPPRCHHCFVCKSSFLMTITNLSTHYNCFESFKLTIVH